In a genomic window of Gossypium arboreum isolate Shixiya-1 chromosome 7, ASM2569848v2, whole genome shotgun sequence:
- the LOC108471884 gene encoding uncharacterized protein LOC108471884, producing MRYGISRRKRSSVRWFLILCAAFTFISWLLLNLRSVDAPHLTTAADEAMLGLPAQLALRELRDAFFSSSAQPPTKSPAKNCATVEEMGKVFEGKILKETRRVQIIIQRHFSINGAPRIRELPPEQFCKHGFVIGKASEAGFGNEMYKILTAAALSIMLNRSLIIGQTRGKYPFGDYISYSNLTFTLREVKHLWRQHGCVENYGRHLVMRIDDFEKPAKTNALCGNWRTWPQPIIWYQGTTDAVGAQFFLKNIHPDMRDAAIELFGRPESLQWRPNVFGELMSILISPSRDVEEAVNWVLGGGREPDITLHMRMLMNRSIRSAQAALYYLKRATSNLQLGSRPRVVVVSDTPSFVKSIVPNISGFAEVLFFDYELFGGNISYNTDASKNLDFRVKDWGPAPRWVAFVDFFLASRAKHVVISGAHKRVGTTYSQLLAALAAANSIGENSTSSSFSFLSSFQSNLLAEGLNLQVGWGHVWNRFAGPLSCRGQSNQCAFMPLLPPAWWEGVWQSPIPRDISRLEQYGVQLSENGRIDENQLRSYCSARKNTVKTVTYV from the exons ATGAGATATGGCATTTCGAGAAGGAAGCGATCTTCTGTGCGGTGGTTTCTGATTCTCTGCGCAGCCTTTACTTTCATCAGCTGGCTTCTCCTCAATCTAAGATCCGTCGATGCACCGCATTTGACGACGGCCGCCGATGAAGCAATGCTGGGTTTGCCTGCCCAACTAGCGCTCAGGGAGCTTAGGGAcgcctttttttcttcttctgccCAGCCGCCCACGAAATCTCCCGCCAAGAACTGTGCGACGGTGGAGGAAATGGGTAAGGTTTTTGAAGGCAAGATTTTGAAGGAGACTCGTAGggttcaaatcattattcaacgTCACTTTTCTATAAATG GCGCTCCAAGAATTCGTGAGCTTCCTCCAGAGCAGTTCTGTAAACACGGGTTTGTGATAGGGAAAGCGTCCGAAGCTGGTTTTGGGAATGAAATGTATAAGATATTAACTGCTGCAGCATTGAGTATAATGTTGAATCGGTCGCTGATCATTGGGCAAACCAG GGGTAAATATCCTTTTGGGGATTACATATCGTATTCCAATCTCACCTTTACCTTGAGAGAAGTGAAGCATCTATGGAGACAACATGGCTGTGTAGAAAATTATGGAAGGCATCTGGTAAtgaggattgatgattttgagaaGCCGGCAAAAACAAATGCTCTGTGTGGCAATTGGAGGACATGGCCCCAACCTATTATATG GTATCAAGGTACCACAGATGCAGTAGGAGCTCAATTCTTCTTGAAGAACATACATCCTGATATGAGGGATGCTGCAATTGAGTTATTTGGAAGACCAGAATCACTTCAATGGCGACCTAATGTATTTGGTGAACTGATGAGCATTTTGATTTCTCCTTCAAGAGATGTTGAGGAAGCAGTCAATTGGGTTCTTGGTGGTGGTAGGGAACCTGATATTACATTGCACATGCGGATGCTTATGAATAG GTCTATAAGATCCGCACAGGCTGCATTATACTACCTCAAACGAGCAACAAGCAACTTACAGCTGGGGTCAAGACCCAGGGTGGTTGTGGTATCTGATACCCCATCTTTTGTTAAAAGCATTGTACCAAATATAAGTGGATTTGCTGAG GTTCTTTTTTTTGATTATGAACTTTTCGGAGGCAATATATCATATAATACTGATGCATCGAAAAATTTGGACTTTAGAGTGAAAGATTGGGGTCCGGCACCCAGATGGGTTGCTTTCGTGGACTTTTTTCTTGCATCTCGCGCAAAACATGTGGTTATTTCTGGGGCACACAAACGTGTTGGGACTACATACTCTCAGTTATTAGCTGCACTAGCTGCAGCAAACAGTATAG GGGAAAATTCGACATCTTCAAGTTTTTCTTTCCTAAGCAGCTTCCAGAGTAATTTATTGGCAGAAGGATTGAATCTTCAAGTGGGATGGGGGCATGTATGGAACCGATTCGCAGGGCCGTTGAGTTGTCGGGGGCAGTCGAATCAGTGTGCTTTCATGCCACTTCTACCTCCGGCATGGTGGGAGGGGGTTTGGCAATCGCCCATACCACGTGATATTAGCAGGTTGGAACAATACGGTGTCCAACTCTCGGAGAATGGAAGAATAGATGAAAATCAACTTCGTTCATATTGTAGTGCTAGGAAAAATACTGTGAAAACTGTTACATACGTATAA